One part of the Phycisphaeraceae bacterium genome encodes these proteins:
- a CDS encoding DinB family protein, whose product MSTRDTIGTILDIHAMVQRFLVEAVEDVPDSRMTKQPGSIVNHPAWTLSHLNAYAGVLLSMLDDPSVPTADTEMERFGYGTTPVSDRAAYATKLELLERFRDRNSRLAAVVAERHSDYFPRPSPEKFHPYSPTIGHIAITLLVVHPPHHLGQLRQWRRAAGIAERV is encoded by the coding sequence ATGAGCACGCGCGACACGATCGGCACAATCCTGGACATTCACGCGATGGTCCAGCGATTCCTCGTCGAGGCCGTCGAGGACGTTCCGGACTCCCGCATGACCAAGCAGCCAGGCTCGATCGTCAACCACCCGGCCTGGACGCTCTCGCATCTCAACGCGTACGCGGGCGTGTTGCTCTCGATGCTCGATGACCCGAGCGTACCGACGGCCGACACCGAGATGGAGCGGTTTGGGTATGGCACGACGCCTGTATCCGACCGCGCTGCCTATGCGACGAAGCTCGAACTCCTTGAACGGTTCAGAGATCGGAACTCGCGGCTTGCGGCGGTCGTCGCCGAGAGGCACTCAGACTACTTCCCGAGACCCTCGCCGGAGAAGTTCCATCCCTACTCGCCGACCATCGGACACATCGCCATTACGCTGCTTGTGGTGCACCCTCCGCATCACCTGGGCCAACTTAGACAATGGCGCCGCGCCGCCGGAATCGCGGAACGGGTGTGA